From Kryptolebias marmoratus isolate JLee-2015 linkage group LG15, ASM164957v2, whole genome shotgun sequence, a single genomic window includes:
- the adma gene encoding adrenomedullin a yields MKTIIHSFLYCCLLASVAHCVELKGNPELKKRLSIWLESRMRRDLESVAVEKSEPFIRPDDIRDTLLPHSSTDISIRTKRSKNSSRQGCSLGTCAVHDLAHRLHELNIKVGRIGSAPAVKISPHGYGRRRRSLPERRVTLRLEKGRLRPVWSTNNSQVHKLDALLRRT; encoded by the exons ATGAAAACCATCATCCACTCCTTTCTCTACTGCTGTCTGCTGGCTTCAGTGGCTCACTGTGTGGAACTTAAGGGGAATCCTGAGTTGAAAAAAAG ACTAAGCATATGGCTGGAGAGCAGAATGAGACGGGATCTTGAAAGTGTAGCAGTAGAGAAGTCTGAGCCCTTCATCAGACCAGACGATATCAGGGATACACTGCTGCCACATTCCAG CACTGACATCAGCATCCGAACCAAGAGGTCTAAAAACTCCAGCAGGCAGGGCTGCTCGCTGGGTACCTGCGCAGTTCATGACCTGGCACACCGCCTGCATGAGCTCAACATCAAGGTGGGAAGGATCGGGAGTGCCCCTGCTGTCAAGATCAGCCCTCATGGATACGGCCGGAGGCGCCGATCTCTTCCAGAGCGACGCGTCACACTGAGGCTGGAGAAAGGCAGGCTGAGACCTGTGTGGAGCACAAATAACTCACAAGTTCACAAGCTGGATGCTCTCCTCAGAAGGACATGA